The Thalassotalea nanhaiensis genome has a window encoding:
- a CDS encoding enoyl-CoA hydratase: protein MSEYLKLEKINNTAVVTFNNPPAHTWTLTSLAALRDLVLELNADKDIYALVLTADSEKFFSAGADLNVFADGDKDNAQAMADMFGQAFETLSQFRGVSIAAINGYAMGGGLEVALACDLRIAEEHAVMALPEASVGLLPCAGGTQNLHILVGEGWTKRMILCGERVDSATALRIGLVEEVVASGTSKDAAIALAGKVARQSPVAVAACKSLIQMNRSGSIAQALPVERQAFVDLFDSKDQKEGVNAFLEKRKPQWVNG from the coding sequence ATGTCAGAATATTTAAAATTAGAAAAAATTAACAATACAGCAGTCGTCACCTTTAATAACCCTCCGGCTCATACTTGGACGTTAACTAGCTTAGCGGCACTTCGTGATTTGGTGCTAGAACTAAATGCCGATAAAGATATTTATGCATTAGTATTAACCGCAGATAGTGAGAAGTTTTTCTCTGCTGGCGCTGATTTAAACGTGTTTGCTGATGGCGACAAAGACAATGCACAAGCGATGGCCGATATGTTTGGCCAAGCATTTGAAACACTGTCTCAGTTTAGAGGCGTATCAATTGCGGCTATTAATGGTTATGCAATGGGCGGTGGTTTAGAAGTTGCCTTAGCTTGTGACCTGCGTATTGCTGAAGAGCATGCGGTAATGGCATTGCCAGAAGCTTCAGTTGGTTTATTGCCTTGTGCAGGTGGCACACAAAATTTGCATATTTTAGTTGGTGAAGGTTGGACTAAGCGCATGATATTGTGCGGTGAACGTGTTGACTCAGCCACTGCTTTACGTATTGGTTTAGTTGAAGAAGTTGTGGCTTCGGGCACATCTAAAGACGCAGCCATTGCACTTGCTGGCAAAGTAGCCCGTCAAAGTCCTGTTGCTGTTGCTGCATGTAAAAGCCTTATCCAAATGAATCGCTCAGGTAGTATCGCACAAGCTTTACCTGTTGAACGCCAAGCGTTTGTTGATTTATTTGACAGTAAAGACCAAAAAGAGGGGGTTAATGCCTTCCTTGAAAAACGTAAACCACAATGGGTAAACGGGTAG
- a CDS encoding isovaleryl-CoA dehydrogenase, which produces MISTFSSLNFNLGETVDMIRDTVNSFARDEIAPRAEQIDIDNEFPADLWRKFGDLGLLGMTVEEEYGGSGLGYLEHMVAMQEISRASASVGLSYGAMSNLCLNQLRKNGSHEQKMKYLPKLCSGEHIGALAMSEPNAGSDVVSMKLRADKKGDKYILNGNKMWITNGPDANVYVVYAKTDVNAGSKGMTAFIVERDFPGFSRHQKLDKLGMRGSNTCELVFQDCEVPAENILGEEGKGVRVLMSGLDYERVVLSGGPLGIMDACMDLVVPYIHDRKQFGQSIGEFQLVQGKIADMYTQMNAAKSYAYMVAMACDRGETTRKDAAAVILYSAELATQMALDAIQLLGGNGYINEFPAGRLLRDAKLYEIGAGTSEIRRMLIGRELFNES; this is translated from the coding sequence ATGATTTCTACATTTTCATCATTAAACTTCAACTTAGGCGAAACCGTCGACATGATCCGCGACACCGTTAACTCATTTGCTCGCGATGAAATAGCACCTCGTGCTGAACAAATTGATATTGATAATGAATTTCCAGCAGATTTATGGCGTAAATTTGGTGACTTAGGTTTGTTAGGTATGACCGTTGAAGAAGAATATGGCGGTTCAGGCTTAGGCTATTTAGAGCATATGGTTGCAATGCAAGAAATCAGTAGAGCATCAGCATCTGTGGGTTTAAGTTACGGCGCGATGTCTAACCTATGTTTAAATCAGTTACGCAAAAATGGTAGTCACGAACAAAAAATGAAATACCTGCCGAAACTTTGTAGCGGTGAACACATTGGCGCTCTGGCGATGTCAGAGCCTAATGCGGGTTCTGATGTAGTAAGCATGAAATTACGTGCTGACAAAAAAGGTGATAAGTACATTTTAAACGGTAACAAAATGTGGATCACCAATGGTCCTGATGCCAACGTTTACGTAGTTTATGCAAAAACTGATGTGAATGCAGGCTCAAAAGGTATGACCGCGTTTATCGTTGAACGTGACTTCCCTGGATTTTCTCGTCACCAAAAACTTGATAAATTGGGTATGCGTGGTTCTAACACATGTGAATTGGTATTCCAAGATTGTGAAGTGCCTGCAGAAAACATTTTAGGTGAAGAAGGCAAAGGCGTACGTGTATTAATGTCAGGTCTGGATTACGAACGTGTTGTTTTATCAGGTGGACCTTTAGGCATTATGGATGCATGTATGGACTTAGTTGTTCCTTACATTCATGACCGTAAACAATTTGGCCAGTCAATTGGTGAATTCCAACTAGTACAAGGCAAGATTGCCGACATGTACACTCAAATGAATGCAGCAAAATCTTATGCATACATGGTTGCCATGGCATGTGACCGTGGTGAAACAACCCGTAAAGATGCTGCAGCAGTGATTTTATACTCTGCTGAATTAGCAACTCAAATGGCGTTAGATGCTATCCAATTACTTGGTGGTAACGGCTATATTAATGAATTCCCAGCTGGTCGTTTATTACGTGACGCTAAACTATATGAGATTGGTGCTGGTACGTCAGAAATTCGTCGTATGCTTATAGGTCGAGAATTATTTAACGAGTCGTAG
- a CDS encoding hydroxymethylglutaryl-CoA lyase has protein sequence MTIVMNGAGNSLPKQVKVVEVGPRDGLQNEAKLISAEDKIALIEQLANAGVSYIESGSFVSPKWVPQMATSTDVFNCINRQSSVTYAALTPNLKGFEGAIAVNADEVAIFGAASESFSQKNINCSIDESLERFIPVISAAKEHGLRVRGYVSCVVGCPYEGDIEPEQVAKVAKKLFDMGCYEISLGDTIGVGTVHSVKAMLDAVSKQVPIDKLAVHFHDTYGQALTNIFAALSCGISVVDSAVAGLGGCPYAKGASGNVATEDVVYLLNGLGIDHGIDFEKLLQAGWFISDKLDKAPISKVSNAMRAKK, from the coding sequence ATGACGATTGTAATGAATGGTGCAGGTAACTCCCTGCCTAAACAGGTAAAAGTAGTTGAAGTTGGACCTAGAGATGGACTGCAAAACGAAGCTAAATTGATCAGTGCAGAAGATAAAATTGCTCTTATAGAGCAATTAGCCAATGCAGGTGTTAGTTATATCGAAAGTGGTAGTTTTGTATCGCCCAAATGGGTGCCGCAAATGGCGACATCAACGGATGTGTTCAATTGTATAAACCGTCAATCAAGTGTGACATATGCCGCCTTAACGCCTAATTTAAAAGGTTTTGAAGGTGCCATCGCGGTTAATGCTGACGAAGTTGCGATTTTTGGTGCGGCTTCAGAATCATTCAGCCAAAAAAATATTAATTGCTCTATTGATGAATCGTTAGAGCGTTTTATACCCGTTATTTCTGCCGCTAAAGAGCATGGTTTAAGAGTACGTGGTTACGTTTCTTGTGTAGTAGGCTGTCCTTACGAGGGTGATATAGAGCCAGAGCAAGTAGCAAAGGTTGCTAAAAAGTTGTTTGATATGGGCTGCTATGAAATATCACTTGGCGATACCATAGGCGTGGGCACTGTGCATTCTGTAAAAGCGATGCTCGATGCTGTTAGCAAGCAGGTGCCAATAGATAAACTAGCGGTACATTTTCATGATACTTACGGTCAGGCGCTAACCAATATTTTCGCCGCCTTAAGTTGTGGGATAAGTGTGGTTGATTCTGCCGTGGCTGGCCTTGGTGGTTGCCCATATGCGAAAGGCGCATCAGGTAACGTTGCTACTGAAGATGTGGTGTATTTGCTCAACGGATTAGGCATTGATCACGGCATTGACTTTGAAAAGCTACTACAAGCGGGTTGGTTTATTTCAGATAAATTAGATAAAGCCCCTATTTCAAAAGTGTCGAATGCGATGCGTGCCAAAAAATAG
- a CDS encoding carboxyl transferase domain-containing protein: protein MAKITSKINVRSQDFADNAAHMQAQVDDLKTKLDSIKLGGGEKSRERHLSRGKLLPRDRVYNLLDSGSPFLEFSQLAANDVYKDNIPAAGIITGIGRVGGQECVIVANDATVKGGTYYPLTVKKHIRAQTIALENNLPCIYLVDSGGANLPNQDDVFPDREHFGRIFFNQANMSAQNIPQIAVVMGSCTAGGAYVPAMADESIIVKEQGTIFLAGPPLVKAATGEVVSAEELGGADVHCRTSGVSDHLAQNDHHALQIARQTIANLNRVKPVQMNIEEVTEPKYDAKEIYGIIPKDSRQPYDVREIIARVVDGSEFDEFKALYGTTLVCGFARIFGYPVGIVANNGILFGESAQKGAHFVELCAQRKIPLIFLQNITGFMVGKQYETDGIAKHGAKMVTAVACAKVPKFTVLIGGSFGAGNYGMCGRSYDPRFLFMWPNARISVMGGEQAAGVLAQVKRDQKAKAGEDWSVEAEAEFKQPIIDTYEKQGHPYYASARLWDDGVIDPSETRQVLGLAISASLNKEIEDTRFGIFRM, encoded by the coding sequence GTGGCTAAAATAACCAGTAAGATTAATGTTCGAAGTCAAGACTTCGCTGATAACGCAGCGCATATGCAAGCACAGGTTGACGACTTAAAAACAAAACTAGACAGTATCAAACTAGGTGGTGGCGAGAAAAGCCGAGAACGCCATTTAAGCCGCGGTAAATTATTACCACGCGACCGTGTTTATAACTTATTAGACTCGGGGTCACCATTTTTAGAGTTTTCACAGCTTGCTGCTAACGATGTCTACAAAGATAATATTCCAGCGGCAGGGATAATTACCGGTATTGGCCGTGTTGGTGGCCAGGAATGTGTCATTGTTGCTAACGACGCTACGGTAAAAGGTGGGACCTATTACCCGCTTACCGTTAAAAAGCATATTCGTGCACAAACTATTGCTTTAGAAAATAACTTACCTTGTATTTACCTAGTCGATTCAGGTGGCGCAAACTTACCAAATCAAGATGATGTATTTCCTGATAGGGAACATTTTGGTCGTATCTTCTTTAACCAAGCGAATATGTCGGCACAAAATATTCCACAAATTGCTGTTGTAATGGGCTCTTGTACAGCGGGTGGTGCTTATGTACCAGCTATGGCTGATGAATCTATTATTGTTAAAGAACAAGGCACGATATTTTTAGCTGGTCCTCCACTGGTTAAAGCGGCAACAGGTGAAGTTGTTAGTGCTGAAGAACTTGGCGGTGCAGATGTACATTGTCGTACATCCGGTGTGTCAGATCACTTGGCTCAAAACGATCACCACGCATTACAAATAGCTCGTCAAACTATTGCAAATTTGAACAGGGTTAAACCAGTTCAAATGAACATTGAGGAAGTTACAGAGCCGAAGTATGACGCGAAAGAGATTTACGGCATTATCCCTAAAGATTCTCGTCAACCTTATGACGTACGTGAAATTATCGCTCGCGTTGTAGATGGCAGTGAATTCGATGAATTTAAAGCCTTATACGGTACAACCCTTGTTTGTGGCTTTGCTCGAATTTTTGGTTACCCTGTAGGCATTGTCGCCAATAACGGCATACTTTTCGGTGAATCTGCGCAAAAAGGCGCTCACTTTGTCGAGCTTTGTGCACAACGAAAAATACCATTAATTTTCTTACAAAATATCACTGGTTTTATGGTGGGTAAACAGTATGAAACCGATGGCATAGCGAAGCATGGTGCTAAAATGGTAACCGCTGTTGCTTGTGCCAAAGTACCTAAGTTTACCGTGCTTATTGGTGGTAGTTTTGGTGCCGGCAATTATGGCATGTGTGGTCGCTCTTATGACCCTCGTTTCTTATTTATGTGGCCAAATGCACGTATTTCAGTAATGGGCGGCGAACAAGCTGCTGGCGTTTTAGCTCAGGTAAAACGTGATCAAAAAGCTAAAGCAGGTGAAGATTGGAGTGTTGAAGCGGAAGCTGAATTTAAACAACCAATAATTGATACCTACGAAAAACAAGGTCACCCTTATTATGCATCAGCCCGTCTTTGGGATGATGGAGTTATTGACCCAAGTGAAACCAGACAAGTACTAGGTTTGGCCATTTCAGCCTCTTTAAATAAAGAAATCGAAGATACACGCTTCGGTATCTTCAGAATGTAA
- a CDS encoding acyl-CoA dehydrogenase family protein: protein MNFDLTEDQQMFADLAAQFSQAEFAPHAAKWDSEHVFPKDVIAKAGELGFCGLYSPEGAGGLGLSRLDSSIVFEQLSMGCTATTAMITIHNMATWMLATWGTEAVKEEWCDGLISGQQLASYCLTEPGAGSDAASLRTSAKKDGEEYVINGSKMFISGAGETDVLIAMVRTGGPGAKGISAVVIPANTPGVIYGKAEEKLGWNAQPTRLITFEDVRIPVANLLGQEGEGFAIAMKGLDGGRINIATCSIGTAQQALNTAIEYMKEREQFGKPIAAFQGMQFKLSDMATELVAARQMVRLAAYKLDTNHPEKTAYCAMAKQFATDVGFKVCDAALQIHGGYGYIKEYPIERHFRDVRVHQILEGTNEIMRLIVSRRLLTEGAGQLL, encoded by the coding sequence ATGAATTTTGATTTAACCGAAGACCAGCAAATGTTTGCTGACTTAGCTGCACAGTTCTCACAAGCTGAATTCGCACCACACGCCGCAAAATGGGATAGCGAGCATGTTTTCCCTAAAGACGTTATTGCCAAAGCCGGTGAGTTAGGCTTTTGTGGTTTATATTCACCAGAGGGTGCCGGTGGTTTAGGTTTATCTCGTTTAGACTCATCAATTGTTTTTGAGCAGTTGTCTATGGGGTGTACTGCTACAACTGCAATGATCACTATCCATAATATGGCTACCTGGATGTTAGCTACATGGGGAACTGAAGCCGTTAAAGAAGAATGGTGTGATGGCCTAATTAGTGGTCAACAACTTGCTTCTTATTGTTTAACTGAACCCGGTGCTGGTTCAGATGCCGCATCGTTAAGAACTTCAGCAAAAAAAGATGGTGAAGAATACGTAATTAACGGTTCTAAAATGTTTATTTCTGGTGCTGGTGAAACAGATGTTCTGATTGCTATGGTACGTACTGGCGGCCCTGGAGCTAAAGGTATTTCGGCTGTTGTGATTCCGGCTAATACTCCTGGAGTAATTTATGGCAAGGCCGAAGAAAAGTTAGGTTGGAATGCACAACCAACACGGTTAATTACTTTTGAAGATGTTCGAATTCCAGTTGCTAACCTGCTAGGTCAAGAAGGTGAAGGCTTTGCGATAGCAATGAAAGGCCTTGATGGTGGTCGTATAAATATTGCTACTTGTTCAATTGGTACTGCGCAACAAGCATTAAATACCGCTATTGAATATATGAAAGAACGTGAACAATTTGGTAAACCAATTGCTGCGTTCCAGGGGATGCAATTTAAATTATCAGATATGGCAACAGAGCTGGTAGCAGCCCGTCAAATGGTACGTTTGGCGGCATATAAACTTGATACCAATCACCCAGAAAAAACAGCCTATTGTGCAATGGCAAAGCAGTTTGCTACCGATGTTGGATTTAAAGTGTGTGATGCAGCATTGCAAATCCATGGTGGTTACGGTTACATAAAAGAATACCCAATTGAACGTCATTTCCGCGATGTTCGTGTTCATCAAATTCTGGAAGGCACTAATGAAATTATGCGTTTAATTGTGTCTCGTCGTTTATTAACTGAAGGTGCTGGACAGCTTCTTTAA
- a CDS encoding acetyl/propionyl/methylcrotonyl-CoA carboxylase subunit alpha, protein MFTKILIANRGEIACRIIKTAREMGILTVAVYSDADADSLHVNMADEAIHIGGSPSRESYLIGDKVIEAAKRTGAQAIHPGYGFLSENADFCRKCAKENIIFIGPPVPAIEAMGSKSAAKVIMEKANVPLVPGYHGDDQSPAIIKKAADDMGYPVLLKATAGGGGKGMRQVWSESEFDEALAAAKRESLSSFGDDTMLVEKYLTQPRHVEIQVFCDNHDNAVYLFERDCSVQRRHQKVIEEAPAPGMSEELRQQMGESAIQSAKAIGYQGAGTVEFLLDVDGSFYFMEMNTRLQVEHPVTEMISGQDLVEWQLRVAAGETLPLKQNELVLNGHAFEARIYAEDPNNDFLPATGKLSYLRTPVESEHVRIDTGVRQGDDVSVFYDPMIAKLIVWGENREKALQLLAKSLMEYRIQGVTTNIDFLYNLATAKPFQQADLDTGFIEKHHDLIFHEDEKTLADELPIAALYLVLAQADKAKSIAKNTNDPHSPWNATNAWRLNEAHIHAFELEHNDIIYPVSVEEKRQGTSTFYLITVAGQTVDCQGHIDGDTLFANVNGYRFNVTVGENLGQYSLFRQTGVIHFTKVEPDCGDASVDQSGGGLTAPMNGTMVTLLADVDETVKKDQPLLIMEAMKMEHTIRAPSDGSVTEFYFNVGDMVDGGAELLAFAAADESE, encoded by the coding sequence ATGTTTACTAAAATATTAATTGCAAACCGTGGTGAAATTGCTTGTCGCATTATTAAAACAGCTCGTGAAATGGGCATTTTAACTGTTGCCGTTTATTCTGATGCTGATGCCGATTCTTTGCACGTAAATATGGCTGATGAAGCCATACATATCGGTGGTTCTCCTTCTCGAGAAAGTTACTTGATTGGTGATAAAGTTATTGAAGCGGCAAAACGAACTGGTGCCCAAGCCATCCACCCTGGTTATGGTTTCCTATCTGAAAATGCAGACTTTTGTCGAAAATGTGCCAAAGAAAATATTATTTTTATCGGCCCTCCAGTACCAGCAATTGAAGCGATGGGCTCAAAGTCGGCAGCAAAAGTAATTATGGAAAAGGCCAATGTACCTTTAGTGCCTGGTTACCATGGTGACGATCAAAGTCCTGCCATTATCAAAAAAGCAGCCGATGACATGGGCTACCCAGTATTGCTAAAAGCAACTGCCGGTGGTGGTGGTAAAGGTATGCGTCAAGTATGGTCAGAGAGTGAGTTTGACGAAGCATTAGCTGCAGCTAAACGAGAGTCTTTATCATCATTTGGTGATGACACTATGTTAGTTGAGAAGTATTTAACTCAACCTCGTCATGTTGAAATCCAAGTGTTTTGTGATAATCATGACAATGCCGTTTACTTATTTGAACGCGATTGTTCTGTGCAACGTCGTCATCAAAAAGTTATAGAAGAAGCGCCAGCGCCAGGTATGAGCGAAGAGTTGCGTCAGCAAATGGGCGAATCTGCAATTCAGTCAGCAAAAGCAATTGGTTATCAAGGTGCAGGTACTGTTGAGTTCTTACTTGATGTTGACGGTTCATTCTATTTCATGGAAATGAATACACGTTTGCAAGTTGAGCACCCTGTTACAGAAATGATCTCAGGCCAAGATTTAGTTGAATGGCAACTTCGTGTTGCTGCAGGTGAAACTTTGCCGTTAAAACAAAACGAACTTGTGCTTAATGGGCATGCGTTTGAAGCTCGCATTTATGCTGAAGATCCTAATAACGACTTCTTACCCGCAACAGGAAAACTAAGCTATTTGCGCACTCCAGTTGAAAGTGAACATGTGCGTATTGATACTGGTGTTCGCCAAGGTGACGACGTAAGCGTTTTTTATGATCCAATGATTGCGAAATTAATTGTTTGGGGTGAAAACCGTGAGAAAGCCTTACAGTTATTAGCTAAATCTCTAATGGAATACAGGATTCAAGGTGTTACAACTAACATCGATTTCCTTTATAACTTAGCGACAGCAAAACCATTTCAACAAGCTGATTTGGATACCGGTTTCATTGAAAAGCATCATGATTTAATTTTTCATGAAGACGAGAAGACACTTGCTGACGAGCTGCCAATTGCAGCACTCTATTTAGTATTAGCACAAGCTGATAAAGCTAAAAGCATTGCTAAAAACACTAATGATCCACACTCTCCTTGGAATGCAACTAATGCTTGGCGACTCAACGAAGCTCATATTCATGCATTTGAATTAGAGCATAACGATATTATTTATCCAGTCAGTGTTGAAGAAAAGCGTCAAGGCACAAGTACATTTTATTTAATCACTGTTGCAGGACAAACGGTAGATTGTCAGGGCCATATTGATGGTGATACGTTATTTGCTAACGTAAACGGCTATCGCTTTAATGTGACTGTTGGTGAAAATCTTGGTCAATACAGCCTCTTTAGACAAACTGGCGTTATACATTTTACAAAAGTTGAACCCGACTGTGGTGATGCAAGCGTTGATCAAAGCGGTGGCGGACTTACAGCACCAATGAATGGCACAATGGTAACGTTATTGGCTGATGTTGATGAAACTGTTAAAAAAGACCAACCACTGTTGATAATGGAAGCAATGAAAATGGAACATACCATCAGAGCACCTAGCGATGGTAGTGTGACCGAGTTTTACTTCAATGTTGGTGACATGGTTGATGGCGGCGCTGAGTTATTGGCTTTTGCTGCAGCAGATGAGAGTGAATAA
- a CDS encoding enoyl-CoA hydratase/isomerase family protein encodes MTQDKVLLEIDDRNIATVTLNNPDKHNAFDDAVINELTNTFEHIASNSNVRAMVLASTGKSFSAGADLGWMKRMASYSYEENLTDANALANMLKVLNFMPMPTIAKIQGAAFGGAVGLVSCCDIAIASEKASFCLSEVKLGLIPATISPYVVNAMGLKACRRYFQTAERFFASKAEQIGLVDEVCAVDALDDSVEAMLTVLLQNSPAAVKQAKQLAFDVAYQPINDELLQDTSKRIAAIRVSQEGQEGLTSFFEKRPAAWITK; translated from the coding sequence ATGACTCAAGATAAAGTTTTATTAGAAATAGACGATCGTAATATTGCAACGGTCACCTTAAACAATCCAGATAAGCATAATGCTTTTGATGATGCGGTAATTAATGAGCTTACCAATACCTTTGAGCATATTGCCAGTAATAGCAATGTTCGGGCTATGGTATTAGCTTCAACCGGCAAAAGCTTTTCTGCTGGTGCAGATTTAGGTTGGATGAAGCGAATGGCAAGTTATTCTTATGAAGAAAACTTAACTGACGCCAATGCCTTAGCTAATATGCTTAAAGTTCTTAATTTTATGCCTATGCCAACCATTGCTAAAATTCAAGGTGCAGCTTTTGGCGGCGCGGTTGGTTTAGTGAGCTGTTGTGACATAGCAATTGCCTCAGAAAAAGCGAGCTTTTGTTTAAGTGAAGTAAAGCTCGGTTTGATCCCTGCAACAATTAGCCCTTATGTAGTCAATGCCATGGGGCTCAAAGCATGTCGTCGATATTTTCAAACTGCAGAGCGCTTTTTTGCGAGCAAAGCTGAGCAGATAGGTTTAGTTGATGAAGTCTGCGCTGTTGATGCGCTTGATGATAGTGTTGAAGCTATGCTGACAGTGTTATTGCAAAACAGTCCTGCAGCCGTAAAACAAGCTAAACAGCTTGCCTTTGATGTAGCATATCAGCCAATAAACGATGAATTATTACAAGATACTAGTAAGCGTATTGCCGCAATTCGAGTGTCACAAGAAGGCCAAGAAGGGTTAACTTCATTTTTTGAAAAACGCCCTGCCGCCTGGATAACAAAATAG
- a CDS encoding acetyl-CoA C-acyltransferase — translation MSLSDPIVIVSAVRTPMGGFMGALSDVASPTLGAQAIRAAVAQANLASDQIDEVVMGCVLAAGLKQAPARQAALGADLDLGTVCSTVSKVCGSGMKATMNAFDSIAAGSIDVAVAGGFESMSQAPYLLPKARGGMRMGHGQVIDHMMFDGLENAYDGIAMGCFAQETADDVSFTREDMDAFAISSLAKANAAISNGHFKDEITPVTYKTRRGDVTVDTDEQPGNARPEKIPSLRAAFKRDGTITAANSSSISDGAAAMVLMRLSEAEKRGLTPLCKIVGHTNHAQKPSEFTVAPVGAVNKLFARIGWSKEDVDLFEINEAFAMVTMLAIKELDLDDKKVNVHGGACALGHPIGASGARIIVTLIHALKQRGLNKGVASLCIGGGEATAIAVEML, via the coding sequence ATGTCATTATCAGATCCTATCGTAATCGTATCTGCAGTAAGAACACCTATGGGTGGTTTTATGGGCGCACTTAGCGATGTTGCTTCGCCTACATTGGGTGCTCAGGCTATTCGCGCCGCAGTAGCTCAAGCAAACTTAGCCTCAGACCAAATTGATGAAGTTGTAATGGGGTGTGTACTTGCAGCAGGCTTGAAACAAGCACCTGCTCGTCAAGCTGCACTTGGCGCTGACCTAGACTTGGGAACTGTATGTTCTACAGTGAGTAAAGTTTGTGGTTCAGGCATGAAAGCAACGATGAATGCATTTGATTCAATTGCTGCTGGTAGTATTGATGTAGCGGTAGCCGGTGGTTTTGAAAGTATGTCACAAGCACCTTACTTATTACCTAAAGCTCGAGGCGGTATGCGCATGGGTCATGGTCAAGTGATTGATCACATGATGTTTGACGGTTTAGAAAATGCCTATGACGGTATTGCTATGGGGTGTTTTGCTCAAGAAACTGCTGATGATGTGAGCTTTACGCGTGAAGACATGGATGCATTTGCAATTTCTTCTTTAGCAAAAGCTAATGCAGCAATTAGTAATGGTCATTTTAAAGATGAAATTACACCAGTGACGTACAAAACTCGTCGTGGTGATGTAACTGTTGATACTGATGAACAGCCGGGTAATGCCCGTCCAGAAAAAATCCCTTCATTAAGAGCTGCGTTCAAACGAGATGGTACAATAACGGCGGCCAATTCAAGTTCTATTTCTGATGGTGCTGCAGCAATGGTCTTAATGCGCTTATCTGAAGCAGAAAAACGTGGCTTAACACCTCTTTGTAAAATTGTCGGTCATACAAACCACGCTCAAAAACCTAGCGAGTTTACCGTTGCGCCAGTTGGTGCCGTTAATAAGTTATTTGCTCGCATCGGCTGGTCAAAAGAAGATGTTGATTTATTTGAAATCAATGAAGCGTTTGCTATGGTTACTATGCTTGCAATTAAAGAGTTGGATTTAGACGATAAAAAAGTCAATGTTCATGGTGGTGCATGTGCACTAGGTCATCCTATCGGTGCAAGTGGTGCTCGCATTATTGTAACGCTTATCCATGCACTGAAACAACGCGGCTTAAACAAAGGGGTTGCTTCTCTTTGTATTGGTGGCGGTGAAGCAACGGCTATCGCTGTTGAGATGCTTTAA
- a CDS encoding MerR family transcriptional regulator gives MATQKTATFSIGELAKEFDITTRSIRFYEDQGLIMPERRGQTRIYNRRDRVRLKLILRGKRLGFSLAETGRLFELYDADKTSTSQLDTIKQLISDKKTALIQQLDDIKVVLMELDTLEKRCEMAHKELNQSNNLN, from the coding sequence ATGGCAACTCAAAAAACAGCAACTTTTTCAATTGGCGAACTCGCTAAAGAATTTGATATTACAACTCGTAGTATTCGTTTTTATGAAGATCAGGGCTTAATCATGCCTGAACGCAGAGGCCAAACTCGCATTTATAATCGACGTGATCGAGTGCGATTAAAATTGATTTTACGTGGTAAACGCTTGGGCTTTTCATTAGCTGAAACAGGTAGACTATTTGAACTGTATGACGCAGACAAAACCAGCACCAGCCAACTGGATACCATCAAACAACTAATTTCAGACAAAAAAACAGCATTAATTCAACAACTCGATGATATTAAAGTGGTGCTGATGGAATTAGATACATTAGAGAAGCGCTGTGAAATGGCGCATAAAGAATTAAACCAAAGCAATAATTTAAACTAA